In Thunnus thynnus chromosome 11, fThuThy2.1, whole genome shotgun sequence, the following proteins share a genomic window:
- the zgc:172182 gene encoding coiled-coil domain-containing protein 89, translated as MVANSDHATETWRLSFHEKNNPGLRGKIVCLSLLFLIMTTPQRNTENLVKAEGNNTEHMDSIQKLLEKLRSLPTEDKTETEMLQFRIDEQSSLICLLKQRADELLLRCQALQTINTELEDQVTGCQKELDSERKKAEIIEGRFMDLAANNQAIIAFMDEYKSQNAQLKLENKQLQSENESLFSQKLQDKEVVVQKLMQEVKLLSEKYTNKENEYREKLAECQSKLLEQAAKHQAKEASLCEKLHNAQKQRGDAAQKCKDLKLQLQNTEEEHALKEINMRESITSLTKEKDKLLCLSVERGKVIQEKQEEMQQLERKCKEEKKARARAEGRFEQEAEAVNADVKVKSLQCALDEFRTKYEKLNKDFEAFKEHSTNLLTQERELNKKLRHMMG; from the exons ATGGTTGCCAATAGTGACCATGCAACTGAAACTTGGAGATTATCTTTCCACGAAAAGAATAACCCAGGCTTGAGGGGAAAAATAGTTTgtctttctttgctttttcttatCATGACAACtccacagagaaatacagaaaactTGGTGAAGGCAGAGGGCAACAACACGGAG CATATGGACAGTATTCAGAAGTTACTGGAGAAACTTCGGAGCCTTCCCACAGAggataaaacagagacagagatgctgCAGTTCAGGATAGATGAACAGTCAAGTTTGATTTGCTTACTGAAACAAAGAGCAGATGAGCTGCTTCTCCGATGTCAAGCCCTACAGACAATCAATACAGAGCTGGAGGACCAAGTAACGGGCTGTCAGAAAGAACTGGACAgcgaaagaaagaaagcagagatTATAGAAGGAAGATTTATGGATTTAGCTGCCAACAATCAAGCAATTATTGCTTTCATGGATGAGTACAAAAGTCAGAATGCACAGTTAAAGCTGGAAAACAAGCAGCTGCagtcagaaaatgaatcactttTCTCCCAAAAACTACAAGATAAAGAGGTGGTTGTTCAAAAACTTATGCAAGAAGTCAAACTGCTATcagagaaatacacaaataagGAAAATGAATATCG GGAGAAATTAGCTGAATGTCAGTCAAAACTCTTGGAACAAGCAGCAAAACATCAAGCCAAAGAGGCATCACTATGTGAAAAATTACATAATGCTCAGAAACAGCGTGGAGATGCTGCACAGAAGTGCAAAG ACCTGAAGCTGCAGCTACAAAACACTGAAGAGGAGCATGCTTTGAAGGAAATCAACATGAGAGAAAGCATAACAAGCCTCaccaaagagaaagacaaattaTTGTGTCTTTCTGTGGAAAGAGGGAAAGTAATACAG GAGAAACAAGAGGAAATGCAGCAGCtggagagaaaatgtaaagaagagaaaaaagccCGGGCCAGAGCAGAGGGCAG GTTTGAACAAGAAGCAGAAGCTGTTAACGCAGATGTAAAAGTGAAGTCTCTTCAATGTGCCCTTGATGAATTCCGGACAAAGTATGAGAAGCTAAACAAG GATTTTGAAGCTTTCAAAGAACACAGCACCAACCTCCTTACTCAGGAAAGGGAGTTAAATAAGAAACTCCGCCACATGATGGGCTAA
- the LOC137192650 gene encoding ATP synthase subunit beta, mitochondrial-like — translation MLGAVGRCCSGALQALKPGINSLKTLSGRHAALNSSRCYATPAAQAALANGRIVAVIGAVVDVQFDEALPPILNALEVLGRDSRLVLEVAQHLGENTVRTIAMDGTEGLVRGQKVLDTGAPIRIPVGPETLGRIMNVIGEPIDERGPISTKQTAPIHAEAPEFTDMSVEQEILVTGIKVVDLLAPYAKGGKIGLFGGAGVGKTVLIMELINNVAKAHGGYSVFAGVGERTREGNDLYHEMIESGVINLKDTTSKVALVYGQMNEPPGARARVALTGLTVAEYFRDQEGQDVLLFIDNIFRFTQAGSEVSALLGRIPSAVGYQPTLATDMGTMQERITTTKKGSITSVQAIYVPADDLTDPAPATTFAHLDATTVLSRAIAELGIYPAVDPLDSTSRIMDPNIVGSEHYDVARGVQKILQDYKSLQDIIAILGMDELSEEDKLTVARARKIQRFLSQPFQVAEVFTGHMGKLVPLKETIKGFQSILGGEYDALPEQAFYMVGPIEEVVQKAEKLAEEHS, via the exons ATGCTAGGAGCTGTGGGACGGTGCTGCAGCGGAGCTCTGCAGGCTTTGAAGCCTGGTATCAACTCGTTAAAGACCCTCAGTGGGAGACATGCGGCTCTTAATTCGA GCAGGTGCTATGCCACCCCAGCTGCTCAGGCAGCACTGGCCAATGGCCGCATAGTAGCTGTGATTGGTGCTGTGGTGGATGTCCAGTTTGATGAAGCCCTTCCGCCCATCCTCAATGCACTGGAGGTGCTTGGCCGTGACAGCAGGCTGGTGCTTGAGGTGGCGCAGCATCTGG GTGAAAACACGGTCAGGACGATTGCCATGGATGGCACAGAGGGTCTTGTCCGTGGTCAGAAGGTTCTTGACACTGGAGCCCCAATCAGGATCCCTGTGGGGCCGGAGACCTTGGGCAGGATCATGAATGTCATTGGAGAACCCATTGATGAGAGAGGTCCAATTAGCACCAAACA GACTGCTCCTATCCACGCTGAAGCTCCTGAGTTCACAGACATGAGTGTGGAGCAGGAGATCCTGGTCACTGGCATCAAAGTGGTAGATCTGCTGGCACCCTACGCCAAGGGTGGAAAGATTG GTCTGTTTGGTGGTGCGGGTGTTGGCAAGACTGTGTTGATTATGGAGCTGATCAACAATGTGGCCAAGGCTCATGGTGGTTACTCTGTGTTTGCCGGAGTGGGAGAGCGAACCCGCGAGGGAAATGACTTGTATCATGAAATGATTGAGTCTGGTGTCATTAATCTGAAGGACACCACTTCAAAG GTGGCGCTGGTGTACGGTCAGATGAATGAGCCTCCAGGTGCCCGTGCCAGAGTTGCTCTGACTGGTCTGACTGTTGCTGAATACTTCCGTGATCAGGAGGGACAGGATGTGCTTCTCTTTATTGACAACATCTTTAGGTTTACCCAGGCTGGATCAGAG GTGTCTGCCCTGTTGGGTCGTATCCCCTCTGCTGTGGGTTACCAGCCCACCCTGGCTACTGATATGGGTACCATGCAGGAGAGAATTACAACCACCAAAAAAGGCTCCATCACCTCTGTACAA GCTATCTACGTGCCTGCTGATGACTTGACTGACCCTGCTCCTGCCACAACTTTTGCTCACTTGGATGCAACAACTGTGCTGTCTCGTGCTATCGCTGAGCTTGGTATCTATCCTGCTGTGGACCCTCTGGATTCCACCTCCCGTATCATGGATCCCAACATTGTTGGGTCTGAACACTACGACGTTGCTCGTGGCGTACAGAAGATTCTTCAG GACTACAAATCATTGCAGGACATCATTGCTATTCTGGGTATGGATGAACTGTCTGAGGAAGACAAGTTGACTGTAGCTCGTGCTCGCAAGATCCAGCGTTTCCTGTCTCAGCCCTTCCAGGTAGCAGAAGTCTTTACAGGCCACATGGGCAAGCTGGTACCTCTCAAGGAAACAATCAAAGGCTTCCAGAGCATTCTAGGAG GTGAATACGATGCTCTGCCAGAGCAAGCTTTCTACATGGTGGGTCCAATTGAAGAAGTCGTCCAGAAGGCTGAGAAACTGGCAGAGGAACATTCATAA